One window of the Agrobacterium larrymoorei genome contains the following:
- a CDS encoding GNAT family N-acetyltransferase — protein MKPDLTVTDRPSPEDIAAIGTNLSAFNDADVGAADRMPLAVIVRGDDGALLAGISGYTAWGWLYVQWLWVHDSLRGQQMAGRMLTAAENEARGRGCHSAWIDTFNPVAEKAYSRQGYEVFGELPDFPIGRTRKFLKKRL, from the coding sequence ATGAAACCCGATCTGACCGTCACCGATCGTCCATCCCCTGAAGACATTGCGGCCATCGGTACCAATCTTTCCGCGTTCAACGATGCCGATGTCGGAGCTGCCGACAGGATGCCGCTTGCAGTCATCGTTCGGGGGGATGATGGCGCCTTACTGGCCGGGATCAGCGGATACACCGCCTGGGGCTGGCTTTACGTGCAGTGGCTCTGGGTTCACGACAGTCTTCGCGGCCAGCAGATGGCGGGTCGCATGTTGACCGCGGCGGAAAATGAGGCGCGCGGGCGCGGCTGTCATTCCGCCTGGATCGACACATTCAACCCGGTGGCGGAGAAGGCTTACTCCCGCCAGGGTTACGAGGTCTTCGGTGAGCTGCCGGATTTTCCGATCGGCCGCACCCGGAAATTTTTGAAAAAGCGGCTCTGA